CACGGTCCCTTTCTGGGGTGTTCGCATTATCCCGAATGCGATTATATCCGCCCGCTCAAGAATCAATCGGATGGACATATCGTTAAGGTTCTGGAAGGGCAACACTGTCCGCACTGTCAGGCCGACCTGGTATTACGCCAGGGGCGGTACGGCATGTTTATCGGCTGTAGCCGATATCCCGAATGCGACCACACAGAAATGATCGATCGTCCCGATGAAACCAGCATCGCCTGTCCGCAATGTCAGCAGGGGCATCTGGTTCAGCGCCGTTCACGTTTTGGTAAAACCTTTCACGCCTGCGATCGCTATCCAGATTGCCAGTTTGCCGTGAATTTTACACCGAAAGAGGGAACGTGTGATATTTGCCATTTCCCCCTATTAATAGAAAAGAAGACCGCTCACGGTTTAAAACGCTTTTGCGCCAGTAAAGCCTGCGGCAAACCCGTTAGTGCAGGAAACAGCAGTGAATAAAGAATCTATGCCCGGAAACCTGGATTGGTGCGTTGCACAACTTCAGCAGCAGGCGGTCATCGCCTATCCAACAGAAGCAGTAT
This DNA window, taken from Mixta gaviniae, encodes the following:
- a CDS encoding DNA topoisomerase family protein encodes the protein MSKPALFTVRKQESCPTCGADLVIRSGKHGPFLGCSHYPECDYIRPLKNQSDGHIVKVLEGQHCPHCQADLVLRQGRYGMFIGCSRYPECDHTEMIDRPDETSIACPQCQQGHLVQRRSRFGKTFHACDRYPDCQFAVNFTPKEGTCDICHFPLLIEKKTAHGLKRFCASKACGKPVSAGNSSE